One window of Vicia villosa cultivar HV-30 ecotype Madison, WI unplaced genomic scaffold, Vvil1.0 ctg.001839F_1_1, whole genome shotgun sequence genomic DNA carries:
- the LOC131636810 gene encoding WAT1-related protein At1g68170-like: MESMSSIWQGLKPDVLMVFVQISIAAVNIIYKLAINDGMSMRVATAYRLIIAAAFTIPIALIFDRKKRPKITWSVLSKSFLCGLFGGSLYLNLYLEALALTSATFMLAIVNLIPAITFMMAVCLRMDKLNLRVIEGKAKVIGTVMGISGAMLMLFFKGAEIHIWSSNINLLHPHHNQNEQMASHHADLRKKLLGVSIALLSSCSFSMWFIIQAKLNEEYPCHHSSAALMSTMGAIQGTIIAFCVDRDLNQWKLGNTLRILTVVYPGIVVSGLAVIMIAWCIKMRGPLFASIFNPLQLLLVVIAAYLMLDEKLFLGSMLGAMMIVCGLYAVLWGQSKEMKKKTKILIEPLEITRKTENVELVVITVPVHNDKVIQNYKN; encoded by the exons ATGGAGAGCATGAGTAGTATATGGCAGGGGTTGAAACCAGATGTGCTAATGGTGTTTGTACAAATATCAATAGCTGCTGTGAATATAATATACAAACTTGCAATAAATGATGGAATGAGCATGAGAGTTGCCACTGCTTATCGTCTCATCATTGCAGCAGCTTTCACTATCCCAATTGCTCTTATCTTTGATAG GAAGAAGAGACCAAAGATTACTTGGAGTGTGCTTTCTAAGTCATTTCTATGTGGATTGTTTGG GGGAAGTTTGTATCTAAATCTTTACCTCGAGGCTCTGGCTTTGACATCGGCAACGTTTATGTTGGCCATCGTCAACCTAATTCCAGCCATTACCTTCATGATGGCTGTATGCTTGAG AATGGATAAATTAAATTTGAGGGTGATAGAAGGAAAGGCAAAGGTGATAGGAACAGTAATGGGAATAAGTGGAGCAATGTTGATGCTTTTTTTCAAAGGTGCAGAGATTCATATTTGGTCTTCCAATATCAACCTTTTGCATCCACATCACAACCAAAATGAACAAATGGCATCTCACCATGCCGACCTTCGTAAAAAATTGTTGGGTGTTTCAATTGCACTGCTAAGCAGTTGCTCTTTCTCTATGTGGTTTATCATTCAG GCTAAGTTGAATGAGGAATACCCTTGTCATCACTCAAGTGCAGCTTTAATGTCTACAATGGGAGCCATTCAAGGAACTATTATTGCTTTTTGTGTAGACAGGGATTTGAATCAATGGAAACTAGGAAACACCCTCAGGATTCTTACCGTTGTTTATCCG GGAATTGTGGTGTCTGGATTAGCAGTTATCATGATTGCGTGGTGCATAAAGATGAGAGGACCTCTATTTGCATCTATTTTCAATCCTTTACAACTCTTACTCGTAGTTATAGCTGCTTATTTGATGTTGGATGAGAAATTATTTTTGGGAAG CATGCTTGGAGCAATGATGATTGTTTGCGGACTCTACGCCGTACTTTGGGGACAAagcaaagaaatgaaaaagaaaacgAAGATATTAATAGAGCCACTAGAAATCACAAGAAAAACCGAGAATGTTGAGCTTGTTGTTATTACCGTGCCGGTTCACAATGATAAAGTTATCCAAAACTACAAAAATTAA
- the LOC131636808 gene encoding uncharacterized protein LOC131636808, with protein sequence MINFNDATAGVFWGNKNVEWTASHSTGAAGGMVILWRKDSMVVNHSFIDKGFVGINVTWKGMVYNLVNVYASCNRIERQQTWESLIRIKNSRTNEDWCVAGDFNEVLRKEERIGECCNRNRGGMEDFRSFVEEMELIDISCVGGKYTWFRDNGKSMSRLDRFLLTKKLIESWEVVDQRIDNRDISDHAPIRLNVGKIDWGPKPFCFNNSWLKHEDFNDFVEKEWKKLEVRGRGTLCFMKN encoded by the coding sequence ATGATAAATTTTAATGATGCTACTGCTGGTGTTTTCTGGGGTAATAAAAATGTAGAGTGGACGGCGAGTCATTCAACGGGGGCTGCGGGAGGTATGGTTATCTTATGGAGGAAAGATAGTATGGTGGTTAATCATAGTTTCATAGACAAAGGTTTTGTTGGCATTAACGTAACATGGAAAGGTATGGTGTATAATCTAGTCAACGTATATGCCTCGTGTAATAGAATAGAGAGGCAACAAACTTGGGAATccttaattagaataaaaaacaGTAGGACTAATGAGGATTGGTGTGTGGCGGGTGACTTTAATGAGGTGTTGAGAAAAGAAGAGCGTATAGGGGAATGTTGTAATCGGAATAGGGGTGGCATGGAGGATTTCCGTAGCTTCGTTGAGGAAATGGAATTAATTGATATTAGTTGTGTTGGTGGGAAGTATACTTGGTTCAGAGATAATGGCAAATCTATGAGTAGATTAGATAGATTCTTACTTACTAAGAAATTGATAGAGTCATGGGAGGTGGTTGATCAAAGAATCGATAATAGAGATATCTCGGATCATGCCCCGATTCGTCTAAATGTGGGGAAAATAGATTGGGGCCCGAAACCTTTTTGCTTCAATAATTCTTGGCTTAAGCATGAAGATTTTAatgattttgtggaaaaggagTGGAAGAAGTTGGAGGTTAGAGGTAGGGGGACTTTGTGCTTtatgaaaaattaa